A genome region from Bacillaceae bacterium IKA-2 includes the following:
- a CDS encoding selenium metabolism-associated LysR family transcriptional regulator, translating to MNLKRIKTFMMVLDHKSFSAVANLLNISQPAVSKQIKTLEIELGLPLLNRETAEPTEAGKAVYQKGKTFLYDWEVLVEECRRLQGKLTGAIRIGASTVPGTYFVPRFLREFLNIHPSVDIHLSVHESAEITELIRDGSIDVGFVGSKPLGDDFISHVVKRDHFILIGPTNSEDITDLAAVKGLPFIFRSGKSGTWQGVEKSLSTLGISMNELHCIAKVKTTEAVLSMVEAELGYSVVSSIAATQAMKHGRIKMIQQLPFERSFYLTYLHSKKLHPAVESFVSICAKEALD from the coding sequence TTGAATTTAAAAAGAATAAAAACATTCATGATGGTTTTGGATCATAAAAGCTTTTCAGCAGTTGCAAACCTCTTGAACATTAGCCAACCTGCAGTTAGTAAACAGATAAAAACGTTAGAAATCGAATTAGGGTTGCCGCTGTTAAACCGAGAAACCGCGGAGCCAACTGAAGCTGGAAAAGCCGTTTATCAAAAAGGGAAAACTTTTTTGTATGATTGGGAGGTTCTAGTTGAAGAGTGTCGCCGGCTCCAAGGTAAACTCACTGGCGCAATTCGAATTGGCGCTAGTACTGTTCCAGGAACATATTTTGTTCCTCGTTTTTTACGAGAATTTTTAAATATTCATCCTAGCGTCGACATTCACTTATCTGTTCATGAATCAGCAGAGATCACCGAGCTAATTAGGGATGGATCTATCGACGTAGGTTTTGTAGGTAGTAAGCCACTTGGCGATGATTTCATAAGTCATGTCGTAAAAAGAGATCATTTCATTTTAATTGGACCTACCAATAGTGAAGATATAACCGACTTAGCAGCCGTTAAAGGGTTGCCATTTATTTTCCGTAGTGGCAAATCAGGAACTTGGCAAGGTGTCGAAAAAAGTCTAAGCACATTGGGAATTTCTATGAATGAATTACATTGTATTGCAAAAGTGAAAACGACAGAAGCTGTCCTCAGTATGGTGGAAGCCGAGCTAGGTTATTCTGTTGTATCTAGTATTGCTGCTACTCAAGCAATGAAACATGGCCGAATTAAAATGATTCAACAACTGCCTTTTGAACGTAGCTTTTATCTAACTTATTTACACTCAAAAAAACTCCATCCGGCCGTTGAATCCTTTGTTTCTATTTGTGCTAAAGAAGCACTAGACTAA
- a CDS encoding glycosyltransferase gives MDKQIVKVDRNEAEAFALTFLTPFYDQGRGNSTTAKRIVTGLKLKHQIRTNVVAYDEQSFTADLVVQMEKSQLLHVLHFRRFAEWLEKNKVDIKIPYLVTSGGTDVNIDIFLPEYKEQIGNVLKNAAAITVYSEDAKQKLIDVYGNLNEKIFIIKQSVWFPQLTDDDSNKILKLSETGPKIVLPAGLREVKDVLFVLPALIKLKEHFPALTFTIVGASIEGSVLKEVKRAIEKYSWITYYEEIPLAQMISIYEQSDIVINSSFSEGQSLALLEAMLIGKPVLARNNGGNRSIVRHRETGFLFDDVDQVYDQLNELLSNCSLYQQIASQGREYVRGNHTLEEEVNTYMRLYEQISLR, from the coding sequence ATGGATAAACAAATTGTAAAAGTCGACAGAAATGAAGCAGAAGCATTCGCATTAACATTTTTAACACCTTTTTATGATCAAGGACGTGGTAATTCAACAACGGCAAAGAGGATCGTTACAGGATTGAAGTTGAAACACCAGATTCGCACAAATGTTGTTGCTTACGATGAACAATCGTTTACTGCTGATTTAGTAGTACAAATGGAAAAAAGTCAACTTCTTCATGTGTTACATTTTCGTCGTTTTGCCGAGTGGCTAGAGAAGAATAAAGTTGATATTAAAATACCTTATCTGGTTACTTCAGGTGGTACTGATGTCAATATTGATATTTTTTTACCTGAATATAAAGAGCAGATTGGGAATGTTTTAAAAAACGCAGCTGCAATTACCGTTTATAGTGAAGATGCGAAACAGAAATTGATAGACGTATATGGAAATCTGAATGAAAAGATTTTTATCATTAAGCAAAGTGTCTGGTTCCCTCAGTTAACAGATGACGATTCAAACAAAATATTAAAGCTTTCTGAAACAGGACCGAAAATTGTTCTACCAGCAGGATTGAGGGAAGTAAAGGATGTTTTATTTGTTCTGCCAGCGTTGATTAAGTTGAAGGAACACTTTCCAGCTTTGACATTTACGATTGTAGGCGCATCTATAGAAGGATCCGTATTAAAAGAAGTGAAAAGAGCAATTGAAAAGTATTCTTGGATTACTTATTATGAAGAGATTCCTCTGGCACAAATGATTTCGATTTATGAGCAAAGTGATATTGTCATAAATTCATCATTTTCAGAAGGACAATCATTAGCACTTCTTGAAGCAATGTTGATAGGAAAACCGGTTTTAGCGAGAAATAATGGTGGCAATAGAAGTATTGTCCGTCACCGTGAAACAGGCTTCTTGTTTGATGATGTCGATCAAGTTTATGATCAACTTAATGAGTTATTAAGTAATTGCAGCTTATATCAACAAATTGCTAGCCAGGGCCGGGAATATGTAAGGGGGAATCATACTTTAGAAGAAGAAGTTAATACCTATATGCGATTATATGAACAAATTTCGTTACGGTGA
- the selB gene encoding selenocysteine-specific translation elongation factor: MGERFYTIGMAGHIDHGKTTLTKALTNIDTDRLKEEKERSISIELGFAPLKLKGDIQVSVIDVPGHERFIRQMIAGVAGIDLVLLIVSADEGVMPQTKEHLNILSLLGIENGIVVVTKIDRVDEEMLELVQEDVSLEVEGTFLEGAPFVYVDSLSKKGIDELKDVIEGKLSGVSSRDTKGAFRLPIDQVFTVHGQGTVVRGTIYEGAIQEGDILEILPQKIKVRARQLQVHHEKKKWGFAGQRTAINLGGASKETVKRGDVLVSTQQYTTTTTVDVSLQSLKGLNHPLKQRGYIKLHLGTSEVYGQIVFFDRNELAGDANETILCQIRLDEPIVTRRGDRFILRRPTPVETIGGGFVIDPNGEKYKFGDQTIEMLERKKEDTPLERIIDALKTEKSLTVKQIEKHVDLPIEIVLECLEVLKGKSSIIEGDQGEIVLKAIYFEIIELIIQDLEEFHEQHSLREGKSKAEVLHMLKQNYPLKLLEFSLVKSEKDEQLQKRGQYIALANFDPHFPTKWAKRMEQVVKEIEAQEMQVEGWEQIVGRAQLPTEYQEDLKHYLLRTKKAYSLDEKHLVCASHIQAAAKLLYEKTAVEFELQDAKEVLKLSRKYLVPFMELLDRLKLTVRRETKRQWQKVEYERWINKL, encoded by the coding sequence ATGGGAGAACGGTTTTACACTATTGGTATGGCTGGACACATTGATCATGGAAAAACTACGCTAACGAAAGCGTTGACAAATATTGATACAGATCGATTGAAAGAAGAAAAAGAAAGAAGTATTTCCATTGAACTAGGTTTCGCTCCTTTAAAGCTTAAAGGCGACATCCAAGTTTCGGTTATCGATGTACCTGGTCATGAACGCTTTATTCGGCAGATGATTGCTGGTGTTGCTGGAATTGATTTAGTCCTGCTTATCGTAAGTGCTGATGAAGGGGTTATGCCGCAAACGAAGGAGCATTTAAATATTTTATCACTTTTAGGAATCGAAAATGGGATCGTCGTTGTAACAAAGATTGATCGTGTTGATGAAGAGATGCTTGAGTTAGTTCAAGAAGATGTTTCCCTAGAAGTAGAGGGAACTTTTTTAGAAGGAGCACCGTTTGTGTATGTTGATTCTTTATCAAAGAAAGGGATCGATGAGCTAAAGGATGTTATTGAGGGTAAACTTAGTGGTGTCTCTAGTCGTGATACAAAAGGGGCATTCCGCCTGCCTATTGACCAAGTCTTTACCGTCCATGGTCAAGGAACAGTAGTCAGAGGAACAATTTATGAAGGGGCGATTCAAGAGGGAGACATACTTGAAATATTACCGCAAAAAATTAAGGTAAGAGCGAGACAGCTTCAAGTTCATCATGAGAAAAAGAAATGGGGCTTTGCTGGACAGCGGACTGCGATTAATCTTGGTGGTGCTTCAAAAGAAACAGTAAAACGTGGAGATGTCCTTGTTTCAACTCAACAATATACAACGACTACAACGGTTGACGTTTCATTACAATCGCTAAAAGGATTAAATCATCCATTAAAGCAAAGAGGGTATATAAAGCTTCACCTAGGGACTTCAGAAGTTTACGGCCAAATCGTTTTCTTTGATCGTAATGAATTAGCAGGGGATGCAAATGAAACGATTTTATGTCAGATTCGTTTAGATGAACCGATTGTAACAAGACGCGGGGATCGCTTTATTTTACGGAGACCGACACCTGTAGAAACAATTGGTGGTGGTTTTGTTATTGATCCAAATGGTGAGAAATATAAATTTGGTGATCAGACAATTGAGATGCTTGAGCGTAAAAAGGAGGACACCCCTCTAGAAAGAATTATCGATGCTTTGAAAACAGAAAAATCTCTAACAGTGAAACAGATCGAAAAGCATGTAGATTTGCCAATAGAAATTGTCCTTGAATGTCTCGAAGTACTAAAGGGGAAATCATCGATAATTGAAGGCGATCAAGGTGAGATTGTTTTAAAAGCCATTTATTTTGAAATTATTGAACTTATTATTCAGGACCTTGAAGAGTTTCATGAACAACATTCGTTACGAGAAGGAAAAAGTAAGGCAGAAGTTTTACATATGTTAAAACAAAACTATCCTCTTAAGCTCTTAGAATTTAGCCTTGTAAAAAGTGAAAAAGACGAGCAGCTTCAAAAGCGTGGACAATATATCGCTTTGGCAAACTTTGACCCACATTTTCCGACAAAGTGGGCAAAGCGGATGGAACAAGTTGTTAAGGAAATTGAGGCTCAAGAAATGCAAGTGGAGGGCTGGGAGCAGATTGTCGGACGAGCGCAACTACCAACTGAGTACCAGGAAGATTTAAAGCATTATTTGCTTAGAACGAAAAAGGCATATAGTTTAGATGAAAAGCATCTTGTTTGCGCCTCACATATACAAGCTGCAGCCAAATTATTATATGAAAAAACAGCAGTTGAATTCGAGCTTCAGGATGCAAAGGAAGTATTAAAGCTATCTCGAAAATATTTAGTACCATTTATGGAGTTGTTAGACCGGTTAAAATTAACAGTAAGAAGAGAGACAAAACGACAATGGCAAAAAGTGGAGTATGAGCGATGGATAAACAAATTGTAA
- a CDS encoding hemolysin family protein, producing the protein MVLLIFLLFLSAFFSSAETAFSSVNKIRLKNYADENRKGSKDALMITEQFDKGLSTILVGNNVVNIGAATISAKLATDIFGAGTGMIINTIVMTTLVLVFGEILPKSYAKENAETFSLKISGILVLLMKLLSPITVVFISLKKAMSKIITANEQFPSVTEEELKVMINISEEEGIIDQKERELVHSALNFNEIVVGEILTPRMDMIAAEVNDAHDEILTMFLAERFSRVPVFEDTTDNIIGILSEREFLANLVQNKNFTVRELLRKPMFVVESLKISSLLPELQKNKTHMAIVIDEFGGTEGLITMEDILEEIVGEIWDEHDEKFSIMNQIDDQTYQFSADFSLTEFCLLMNVPHPKSSYHSLGGWIVEKLEKIPIVGEEINYHHLTIKVFLMDGKRIRQFIVKENLH; encoded by the coding sequence ATGGTGTTATTAATTTTCCTGTTATTTTTGTCGGCTTTTTTTTCGTCGGCTGAAACGGCATTTTCAAGTGTAAATAAAATTCGTTTAAAGAATTATGCAGATGAAAATCGAAAAGGAAGTAAAGATGCGCTGATGATTACGGAGCAATTTGATAAAGGTCTTTCGACGATTTTAGTCGGGAATAACGTCGTCAACATTGGGGCTGCAACAATTTCAGCTAAGCTTGCTACAGATATTTTTGGAGCTGGGACGGGGATGATCATTAATACAATTGTGATGACGACACTTGTATTAGTTTTTGGTGAAATTTTACCGAAGTCGTATGCAAAAGAAAATGCTGAGACTTTCTCTCTAAAAATTTCAGGAATTTTAGTTTTATTAATGAAATTACTATCACCAATAACAGTTGTTTTTATATCATTAAAAAAAGCAATGTCCAAAATCATTACAGCTAATGAACAATTTCCTTCGGTTACTGAAGAAGAACTAAAAGTAATGATTAATATTAGTGAAGAAGAGGGTATCATTGATCAAAAAGAAAGAGAGCTTGTTCATAGTGCTTTAAACTTTAATGAGATTGTCGTCGGCGAGATTTTGACGCCAAGAATGGACATGATCGCAGCCGAAGTCAATGATGCACATGATGAGATTTTAACGATGTTTTTAGCAGAACGATTTTCTCGTGTTCCAGTTTTCGAAGACACAACCGATAATATCATTGGCATTTTATCAGAACGAGAATTTTTAGCCAATCTAGTTCAAAATAAAAATTTTACTGTGAGAGAGCTTCTGCGAAAACCGATGTTCGTAGTAGAATCCTTGAAAATTTCTTCATTACTACCCGAACTACAAAAAAATAAAACCCATATGGCGATAGTCATCGATGAATTTGGTGGAACAGAAGGGTTAATAACAATGGAAGATATTTTAGAAGAAATTGTCGGTGAAATTTGGGATGAGCATGATGAAAAATTTAGTATTATGAATCAAATTGATGATCAAACCTACCAATTTTCTGCTGACTTTTCATTAACTGAATTTTGTCTACTTATGAATGTTCCTCATCCCAAAAGCTCATATCATTCTCTTGGTGGTTGGATCGTTGAGAAACTAGAAAAAATACCTATCGTTGGGGAAGAAATTAATTATCATCATTTAACGATTAAAGTTTTTTTAATGGATGGAAAAAGAATTCGCCAGTTTATCGTTAAGGAAAATCTCCACTAA
- a CDS encoding helix-turn-helix transcriptional regulator, with the protein MSRTMNENDEGNFILRERLKELRKDNALTQAKVAIRLGIPRSTYCGYEKGMREAGYHTLVELANLFNVSVDYLLGITNKRNHENEKNVDVILNFDGLHWNGIPFTNSDIKLVHDLLENIINARVKKGNY; encoded by the coding sequence TTGAGTAGAACCATGAATGAAAATGATGAGGGTAACTTTATCTTAAGGGAAAGGCTAAAAGAGCTTCGTAAAGATAACGCTCTTACACAAGCTAAAGTAGCCATACGATTAGGAATTCCTAGGAGCACATATTGTGGATATGAAAAAGGAATGCGAGAAGCTGGTTATCATACTTTAGTGGAGCTTGCCAACCTATTTAACGTCTCCGTTGACTATTTACTAGGTATTACAAATAAACGCAATCATGAAAACGAAAAAAATGTTGATGTAATTTTAAACTTTGATGGTCTTCATTGGAATGGCATTCCATTTACAAATTCCGATATTAAACTAGTCCATGATTTACTTGAAAATATCATTAATGCAAGAGTGAAAAAAGGGAATTACTAG